From a region of the Leucoraja erinacea ecotype New England chromosome 6, Leri_hhj_1, whole genome shotgun sequence genome:
- the LOC129697856 gene encoding nucleoside hydrolase-like isoform X2 encodes MQQAVPPTSCHQSKELFILDVDVGVDDALALMMALAAPNVHILAITCTHGNTGIDNVCKNVLRVLKLCNRMEIPVYRGAGTSLLGVVHHASEYHGKDGLGDVPDPDAPGVEHLKSEHAVNAMARIVNEYPKQVTLVALGPLTNVALAAKLNPTFPSKLKGLYIMGGNMEARGNVRVCGEFNFVTDPEAASMVLSHFTCPVYIATLEYCLRHHLSWDFYKKWVNQDSAKARFMKKISAHTADYSHEGEGGKALLFGSGFVCCDSFAISAAIDDSVVKERAQYGVSVELHGSLTRGMMVVDTLDILKLPHKATVFLECDMEKYKQQLINALK; translated from the exons GTTGCCACCAGAGCAAGGAGCTATttatcttggatgtggatgttggCGTGGATGATGCCCTGGCGCTGATGATGGCTCTGGCAGCTCCCAACGTGCACATCCTGGCAATAACCTGCACTCACGGTAACACGGGCATCGACAACGTGTGCAAGAACGTGCTGCGTGTGCTGAAACTGTGTAACAGGATGGAG ATCCCTGTCTACCGTGGAGCAGGCACCTCCCTCCTGGGTGTAGTCCATCACGCCTCAGAGTACCATGGGAAGGACGGCCTGGGCGATGTTCCCGATCCCGATGCTCCGGGTGTGGAGCATTTAAAGTCCGAACACGCAGTGAATGCCATGGCACGGATAGTTAATGAGTACCCCAAGCAG GTCACTCTTGTTGCACTTGGACCCCTGACCAACGTAGCCCTGGCTGCCAAGTTAAACCCCACCTTTCCTTCAAAGCTGAAGGGTTTGTACATCATGGGTGGAAACATGGAAG CCAGAGGGAATGTGAGAGTCTGCGGCGAGTTCAACTTTGTCACAGACCCAGAAGCGGCTTCCATGGTGCTGAGCCACTTCACTTGTCCCGTGTACATCGCCACCTTGGAGTACTGCCTCCGCCATCATCTGTCCTGG GACTTTTACAAAAAGTGGGTGAATCAAGACAGTGCAAAGGCTCGGTTCATGAAGAAGATATCTGCACATACTGCGGACTACAGCCACGAAGGCGAAGGTGGCAAGGCCTTGCTGTTTGGAAGCGGCTTTGTGTGCTGTGATTCATTCGCAATATCTGCTGCCATTGATGACTCGGTGGTGAAGGAGCGCGCCCAGTATGGGGTGAGTGTGGAGTTGCACGGATCACTGACCAGGGGCATGATGGTCGTGGACACTCTCGACATCCTGAAGCTCCCACACAAAGCCACCGTCTTCCTGGAATGTGACATGGAGAAGTATAAGCAGCAGCTGATTAACGCCCTGAAATAA
- the LOC129697856 gene encoding nucleoside hydrolase-like isoform X1: MIQHLQFFCFHIVLLNIATFIPNSLSLGCHQSKELFILDVDVGVDDALALMMALAAPNVHILAITCTHGNTGIDNVCKNVLRVLKLCNRMEIPVYRGAGTSLLGVVHHASEYHGKDGLGDVPDPDAPGVEHLKSEHAVNAMARIVNEYPKQVTLVALGPLTNVALAAKLNPTFPSKLKGLYIMGGNMEARGNVRVCGEFNFVTDPEAASMVLSHFTCPVYIATLEYCLRHHLSWDFYKKWVNQDSAKARFMKKISAHTADYSHEGEGGKALLFGSGFVCCDSFAISAAIDDSVVKERAQYGVSVELHGSLTRGMMVVDTLDILKLPHKATVFLECDMEKYKQQLINALK, encoded by the exons atgatccagcatctgcagttcttttgtttccacattgtgttgcTAAACATTGCCACATTTATTCCAAACTCGCTGTCTTTAGGTTGCCACCAGAGCAAGGAGCTATttatcttggatgtggatgttggCGTGGATGATGCCCTGGCGCTGATGATGGCTCTGGCAGCTCCCAACGTGCACATCCTGGCAATAACCTGCACTCACGGTAACACGGGCATCGACAACGTGTGCAAGAACGTGCTGCGTGTGCTGAAACTGTGTAACAGGATGGAG ATCCCTGTCTACCGTGGAGCAGGCACCTCCCTCCTGGGTGTAGTCCATCACGCCTCAGAGTACCATGGGAAGGACGGCCTGGGCGATGTTCCCGATCCCGATGCTCCGGGTGTGGAGCATTTAAAGTCCGAACACGCAGTGAATGCCATGGCACGGATAGTTAATGAGTACCCCAAGCAG GTCACTCTTGTTGCACTTGGACCCCTGACCAACGTAGCCCTGGCTGCCAAGTTAAACCCCACCTTTCCTTCAAAGCTGAAGGGTTTGTACATCATGGGTGGAAACATGGAAG CCAGAGGGAATGTGAGAGTCTGCGGCGAGTTCAACTTTGTCACAGACCCAGAAGCGGCTTCCATGGTGCTGAGCCACTTCACTTGTCCCGTGTACATCGCCACCTTGGAGTACTGCCTCCGCCATCATCTGTCCTGG GACTTTTACAAAAAGTGGGTGAATCAAGACAGTGCAAAGGCTCGGTTCATGAAGAAGATATCTGCACATACTGCGGACTACAGCCACGAAGGCGAAGGTGGCAAGGCCTTGCTGTTTGGAAGCGGCTTTGTGTGCTGTGATTCATTCGCAATATCTGCTGCCATTGATGACTCGGTGGTGAAGGAGCGCGCCCAGTATGGGGTGAGTGTGGAGTTGCACGGATCACTGACCAGGGGCATGATGGTCGTGGACACTCTCGACATCCTGAAGCTCCCACACAAAGCCACCGTCTTCCTGGAATGTGACATGGAGAAGTATAAGCAGCAGCTGATTAACGCCCTGAAATAA